The following proteins come from a genomic window of Carassius auratus strain Wakin chromosome 18, ASM336829v1, whole genome shotgun sequence:
- the LOC113118832 gene encoding intelectin-like yields the protein MFLAILFSLSLNLWLCEAGSVIILDQEVPYVKTGDTKVKREDAMLQRRVARNCKELHEKYQVYDDGLYYLNSSRGVLYQTFCDMTTAGGGWTLVASVHENNMYGKCTLGDRWSNQQGSDPNRPDGEGTWANTVTFGTAESSTSDDYKNPGYYDITAQDVSVWHVPNNIDLEQWSASSILRYHTENHFLNLYGGNLFYLFKKFPVRFALGACLTDNGPAIPIVYDTGNVDYNKNLYGPNSRQILTPGFIAFRVFNTEGAAMALCSGVKPTACHTEHFCIGGGGHFPEATPRQCGDFTSFDWDGYGTNKGWSASKEITEAAVLLFYR from the exons ATGTTTTTAGCGATCCTTTTCAGTCTCTCACTGAATCTATGGCTCTGTGAGGCTGGAAGTGTGATCATTT TGGATCAAGAAGTACCATATGTCAAAACCGGTGATACCAAGGTCAAACGTGAGGATGCAATGCTTCAGAGAAGAGTTGCTCGAAACTGCAAGGAACTTCATGAAAAATATCAGGTTTATGATG ATGGTCTTTATTATCTGAACTCATCAAGAGGAGTCCTTTACCAGACGTTCTGTGATATGACCACTGCTGGCGGCGGCTGGACGCTGGTTGCCAGTGTTCATGAAAACAACATGTATGGAAAGTGTACTCTTGGTGATCGCTGGTCTAATCAGCAGGGCAGTGACCCAAACCGGCCTGATGGAGAGGGCACATGGGCCAACACAGTCACATTCGGAACAGCAGAGTCCTCTACAAGTGATGATTATAag AACCCTGGATACTATGACATTACGGCACAAGATGTGTCTGTGTGGCATGTTCCTAATAATATTGATTTGGAACAGTGGTCCGCTTCCTCCATCCTGCGATACCACACGGAAAATCACTTCTTAAACCTCTACGGAGGAAACCTTTTCTATTTATTCAAG AAATTCCCTGTGAGGTTTGCATTAGGTGCATGCCTCACTGATAATGGACCTGCTATTCCAATAGTGTATGATACCGGAAATGTGGATTACAACAAAAACTTGTACGGTCCCAATTCAAGAC AAATATTAACACCTGGATTCATCGCATTCAGAGTCTTTAATACCGAAGGGGCAGCCATGGCTCTTTGTTCAGGTGTCAAACCAACCGCCTGTCACACTGAACAT TTCTGTATTGGTGGAGGTGGACACTTTCCTGAAGCCACCCCTAGACAGTGTGGGGACTTTACGAGCTTTGACTGGGATGGATATGGTACTAATAAGGGATGGAGTGCTTCCAAAGAGATAACCGAGGCAGCTGTGCTTCTCTTTTATCGCTGA